Sequence from the Candidatus Hydrogenedentota bacterium genome:
GATTTGAGTAAGCTGAACCGGCTTCTATTGGAAGCCGCTTATCCTTTTGCATTCTAATCCAACTTAAAGGAGCGCACGGTGTCAACGGACCAACAGGCATTACTTTATATGGAAGGCCTGACCAAGGCATTTAAAAAACGGGTCGTTGTCCGAGAAATTTCTCTTGCCTTGGAGGCAGGCGAGGTGGTGGGGCTCCTTGGTCCGAATGGTGCCGGTAAAACCACTACCTTTAGTATGATTGTCGGGCTTTTGAAACCCGATGCCGGCACCATACACTTCGACGGCATTAACATTACCAAGACGCCCTTGTATCGCCGTGCCCGCGCCGGAATTGCCTATTTGCCCCAAGAGCCCTCTGTCTTCCAACAATTGACGGTGCGGCAAAACCTTCAAGCCGTGTTGGAATACCAATCGCTGAAACGCGCGGAACGTATCGCGCGCATCGACAGCGTCATGACCGAACTCAATATCACCCATCTCTCCGACAGTCCTGCCTATACCTTGTCCGGGGGAGAACGGCGCCGCACGGAAATTGCTCGCGCCCTTGTTATCGAACCGCGAATATTTCTGTTGGATGAGCCTTTCGCAGGTATTGATCCCATTGCTGTAGCCGATTTACAGCTGATTGTCCGCGACCTGAGTAAGCGGGGAATCGGCGTTCTTATAACCGATCATAATGTACGTGATACACTGGCTATTACAGACTACGCCTACATCATCAATGAAGGCTCTCTATTGGCAGCGGGTAAGCCTCAAGATATTGCTGAGGATCCGCTCGTTCGAAAAATATATCTTGCCGAAAAATTCCGCCTATAACTAAATATATTTTAACGAGTTGTATTTCTTCAATCCCAGAGAGGAGATGCATTATGAACCGACGCAATTTTTTAATGCACAGCGCCGCTGCTGCCGCTGTGCTGACCCACCAACAAGTCCGAGCACAGGACAGTAAGACCACAAAGAAATATCGTGCTTGCATTATCGGCGACTCCCTTCAAGGTAAATACGGACACGGGCTCCACATGGCTTGGGGACTGCGCGATGAGGTCGAAGTGGTCGCCTTGGCCGATCCCGATGAGGCGGGCCGTGAAAAACACGCCAAAGAATCGGGGGCATTGCGTCAGTACAGTGACTACAGAGAGATGCTTGAAAAAGAGTCTCCCGACTTGGTCACCATTGGTCCGCGCTGGACGAATAAACACCGTGAGTATTTATTGGCTTGTGCCGCCATAGGAGCCCACGGCTTCATAGAAAAGCCGCTGACCCCCGATCTTGCCGAGGCAGATGAGGTGGTCGCAGGGATGACCGCCAAAAATCTGAAGTGGGCAATAGCCTTTAATTTTCGTACCGACCCCGTCATTGCCCACGCTAAGAAAATGCTTTTCGAAGAGAAACTTATCGGCGATATTCTGGAGATTCGAGGTCGCGGAAAAGAAGATGTCCGCTCAGGTGGTGAAGATTTGATCGTCTTGGGAATTCATCTCTTCGACATGATGATTTATTTTTTGGGAAAGCCCAGCTGGTGTGCAGCGCGTATTTTGACCGATGGACGCTTGTCCACGCGCCAAGACATTACACTTCCGCAAAAGGAGCTTCTCGGTCCTATCGTCGGCGATAGTCTTCATGCCGTTTATGGATTTAAAGGGGAGATTCCCGGATACTTTGCGTCCACTAAAGTCAACGAAAAAAATCCCGGTCGCTACGGCATGGACATTTATGGTAGTAAAGGGATGGCTACCATTCGCATTGATCCGCGCCCCACGGTGTATTACACCCTTTCGCCGTCATGGGTTTCCGGCGGCGGCGCAGCAGAATGGACGCCGCTCCCCGACGCGCCGACTGTGCCGCTCCGTCGCCCCGAAATCGTCAGTGATTATGCGCCCATTATCGACGATTTGATGGCGGCCATAGCGGAAGACCGCCAGCCGCAGGTTTCCATTGAGGACGGGCGGCAAGCCACCGAAATGATTCAAGCTGTTTTTGACGCACATTTTAACGGCGGCTATGTGGATATGCCCCTAAAGCAACGTTCTCATCCCTTAATTTAACTAGCGATAATCAAGACTGCGCTGTCCATGGAATAGGCGACCCTTTAAAAGTGTTGTCCCAGTATTCACGTCAAATCAAATGGAAATGAACGCTTTAACCACGAATGGAGGAAACAACAATGGCAAAGGTCACATTTCACGATAACCCCGCAAACACCTGTGGTGATTTACCTGCAGTTGGCTCCAACGCCCCTGAATTCACATTGACCGGTAATGATTTAGCAGAATTTGCATTGCCCGCTACGGGGAAGGTTCTTCTGAATATCTTCCCAAGTATTGATACGCCTGTTTGCGCCGCTTCTGTGCGCCAATTCAATGCCAAAGCCGCTGATCAAGTTCAAGTACTTTGTATTTCTGCTGATCTGCCCTTCGCACAAGCTCGGTTTTGCGGCGCTGAAGGTATCGAAAACCTGAAAATGCTTTCCGTATTCCGACACCCTGAATTTGGACGAGCCTACGGCGTATCCCTTGTTGACAGCCCCATAGCGGGACTCCTCGCTCGGGCCGTCGTCATTGTCGACAATAACAAAGTCGTCTATACGCAACTCGTTCCGGAAATCACTACGGAACCCGATTATGAAGCTGCCTTAAAAGCATTGGGCGCGTGACCGCCCTCTTTGGTGTGTCTGTCCCCTATGTGCTAGTGCACGGCGTGTCCTTAGCTTTTGTCTCACAGGACAAGCCGTTGCCGTGGTATAAAAATTTTTGGGTTACTCGTGCTTCTGTTACACTTTCCTATAGAACAATACGATTTAATAGGTCCCGGATGAAAGGAAAGTACAGATATGTTTTCGCTATCGTTACCAAAAAGACTAACACTCGGCCGCGTGCTTTGTCGGACATCACTGCTGCTGTCGGGGTTCCTCATGCTTTTTGTGGCGCTCGGGTGTGATCTCTTTGAAGACAACAGCTTCACCGAATTAAGCAATCCTATGAAACGCATGTTCAAGGGCCGCCTCACCTATGGTGTTGGAGAATCGCCCTATGAGATTCTCAGCGGTGACTTCAACAAAGACGGCTTGAATGATCTGGTTACCTTAAATATTGGCGATGAAAGCGCGACTGTGCTGCTGGCGCAAGGCAGTTCTTTTGCAGCGCCTGTCAGCTATGACGTCGGTCCCAGCCCGCGCACCGGCGCTGTGGCGGATTTGGATGGCAACGGCACCCTTGATTTGGTCATCGTCAATGAGAGCATCGATCAGCTGACCTTGCTTTACGGAAATGGTGATGGCACCTTTACTGATGGCGTCGTCTTAACCTTGCCCGCCGGCTCATCGCCGGGAAACGTTTTTGTCTACGACCTAAACCAGGATGGTTATGTCGATATCATTACGGCGAATGGCGGCAATGATTCCATCAGCATTTTCACCGGTGCCGAAGAAGGCGAATTTTTAGAAGCCCATTCTTTTTCTGTCGGACAGCGTCCTTTGGGCTTGTGGGCAGGCAACTTGAAAGGGGGGCCTTACGCGGACATACTCGTCGCCAACCAAGGTTCTAATGCTGTATCGTTACTTGAGTTTGATGGTACCCAATATCTTCCAACCAAGCTCATTCCCTGCGGCAAATCGCCCCGGTTTTTAAAAGTTGTCGATTTGAATTTGGACGGTCATCTAGACTTGATTGTCAACAATCTGGACCAAAATTACCTGTCCATTTTGTTGGGGCTCGGTGACGGCGAATTTAGCCAAGAAATGCATTTTACTTTTCCCGGACCCATTGGGCGTTTTGTAGTGGAAGATTTCAATCACGATAATTACCCTGATGTGGTTGCCTTGCGTTTTAATGGCGCCGGCGCAGCACGCCAACCTGCCGGTATGTTCTGCTTCGCCGCCGGAAATGGACTCGGCGGATTTGAACAAGTGCAGGTCTACGGCGCAGGATGGCGCGCCATTGGTTTGGTCGCCGCCGATATGAACGCGAATCAATCCTTGGATATCGTGACCTCTGATTTGGCGCGGAATACCGTGTCTGTAATCTATAGCCGCGGGGACGGCAGCTTTGAATCCGATCAGCGCTTTAATCTCGGCACACGACCGGGCCCCGCCGTTTTAGGTGATTTTAATGCAGATGGGATTAAAGATGTCGCTGTTGCCAATCGCGGTACGAACAATATCTCTATTTTGTTGGGTGAAGGCGACGGCAGCTTTACGCCTGCCAGACCATTGCTGCTCACCCAATCACCGGTTGTCATGGCTGTTGGGGATCTCAATAAGGACGGGAAAGACGATCTTGTCATTTATTTGAACCAACAATATGTTGTTTGGGTGTACCTCGCCTCAGATGACGGCGCTTTCTCAGCGCCTAAAGCCTATAATTTGTTGAACAGCAATCAAGGCTTGCCGCCTCAGGTCATGTCTATTGCCTTGGGCGATATGGACAAGGACGGTAACCTTGACATTGTCGCCGGAAACACCAAACGGGATTCGGTTTCCGTTCTTCTCAATAATGGTTCCGGACATTTTCCCAACCGCGTAATTACCGAAGTGGATAATTTCCCCTTGGCAGTAGAGGTTGTGGATGTCAACAATGACGGTATACTGGATCTCCTGCTCGTATCCAGCAACGATCCGGAAGTGCCTACTGATGCCGCTGAACCCCGCGTAGCCCGTTGGTTCGGTATTGGCGATGGTTCCTTCGACCCGGAAACACAACTGCGATTTGCCACAGGACCGGGACCGAGGGCGTTGAGGGTAGGGGATATATCCGGAAATGGCCGTCCTGACGTGGTCACCGTTCATACGGGCAAGGATAGTCTCTATTTGTTGAAAGGTGTCAGCGACACGAATTTCGCGCCCGGCACCAAGATGATCGTTGGAGAAAAACCCACCATGGTAGCCCTTCACGATCTAAATCGAGACGGAAAAAAAGATCTCATTTATTCTTTGAACGGCGGCAGCGTTGTGGTTTCTCTGAGCCGAGGCGACCTTGCCTTTGAAGGACCGAATAATTTTATTATCACGCCCGGCGCAGTGAATCTGCTGGTGGCTGATTTAAATGGCGACCAATTCCCTGACCTTATAACGATTAATGCAGGCTCGGAAGATCTGTCGGTCGTTTTGGGCGGCGCAATTTAAATCATTTTTTGCTATGATAAAAGAATATACTTATCGCCATCGTAAAAGCGTCCCGTAATTACATGATGTTTTATTGTGACTTATGGGCATCATTTGCTACTGCCATAGCAAGGTGTTAGATACTTTTACAGAAGGAAAAGTAAAATTATGATAAACCATACAATTCCACTGGGAGGTATTGGTACAGGCTACCTGCTCCTAGATCAATGGGGGCGTTTTTTTTCCCACTTGCCCTATGAGGGCATGAAAAGCCTTCCCCTCAATAACACCTTCTCCTGCATCCGCGTCCAAAAGCAGGGCGCGCAGCCTTATCTGCGTCTGCTGTGTGGGAAATTGAACGGCTACACGCGCTTCTATCCCAACGCGCTGCCACCCTTATTAAATGAAGATGAATACCAACGGGACTATGCTTATCCTTGGGCTAATTTCAAGTGTTCTTATCCGCAAACGCCTGTCTCTATTTCGTGGCGTTATTTCTCACCTTTTGTTCCCTATGATCCTGTTGCCGCTGCCATGCCCCTGGAGCTGATGCAGCTGCGCGTTGTAAATAAAAATCCTTTCCCCGTCCGTGTTAGCGTGTTGTTTTTGGTTGATAATCTGCTCTTGCTAGACAGTAACTCCCGAACATCCGGTAAAGGAAATGTCTATGCTGTTCAAAGCAGTTTGCAGCAAGCTATGGTGGATCAATTTAAAGCCAATGGCTTCCGGGGCACCATTACCGAACTGCCGCCGGAGATGGTCAAAAGCTACGAGTTTAACGGGCTTGTTTTTGGTGAACGACGCAAAGACGATTCCCATGTGTCGCCGTTCAATGCCTGCCTTATGCTGAAGAAGCATCCTTCAACCAAGATTTCCCTGGGCGCTTATGATCCCGAAGATATAGAAAAATCAGAACGGTTTTGGCGTTACTTTACGAAGTCGGGAACCGTCCCCGCTCCTCGCATCCCACAACCTATGAAAGGGGCCGCCCTAGTGGCGACGACGGATTTACCTGCGGGATCCGCCCACCAATTTAACAAAGTATTCGTATGGTATTTGCCGGAGAATCAACTAGACAAAATAAAAAGCGGCCGAGATGAAGCCTCAAACGTCAGCTCCAGTTCGCAAGGAGTCGCTCAATATGCCTTGCAGCATATTGATTATTACGCCACAGCCGTTGATAAATGGCAACAAAAATTGTTAACGTCGAATTTGCCGCCTGAATTTGTGAGTGCCTTGCTGCATGCAAGCCGTTCCTTTACGACGCAAAGCAGTTATAATGGTGACGGTCATTTGATGTTGTGGGCAGGTGTGGCGAACTGTGCTAAACGCGCTTGTTCGTGGAATTTTCTCACCGGTATGGCCTTTCTCATTTTCTCGCCCCATTATCACACCAAGGCGATAACCGAATGTTTCGCCCGCATCAATCATTTATTAACATCCAACGAATATCCCAACACACCGGAGTCGCTGTCCTGTACGGCGAGCTTATTTCTTTCCGCCTATGCAGACGCCCTTTTCCTCGGACATCGTGCACGTTTGGCGGAATGGCTGAAGCCCATGGAAAATATCGTTGATACAGTGCTGCATGATTTTAAGGATGGAAGCCCGTCCATGGGGGCACTGCGCAGCGCCTTTGATCTTCGTGGCATGGGCTTGTGGGCGGGCGCGCTCTCCGTGTTTTCCCTCATGCTCCACGAAGTCGGCGAGAGTCAAAAAGCGGACAAGTACCAACAAATGGCGACTGTGTTCAGTCTCAGTTATGGAGATGAAATTTATAAAAAATTGGTGCCGCCCGAGGCTTCCGGCAGCAACGGGACGGAAGCGAGCCCCGCCTCCGCGTCAGAAATTGACAGTATCCTATTGGAGGGTCCTTGCAGTCTCAGTTTGTTGGGTATAGAACCGAAAATCGCCTTCAAAAAGACCTTGAAATATCATTGGCAGTCTTCCAAAAATCAGGCTACAGCTGCGGGGCGCAGTACGCAAGATTTTTTGGGGAACGTCGTTGATACCATCGTCGGTCAATTTTATAAGAGGTCGTCGGATTCAGAAGCGGAAAATATCAAGGACAGCCTCAGCCACTTGGTCGAAGCCTATTATCTCCATGTTCAAGAGCAAGAGAGCAAAAGGGAAACTGCGTTTACGGAGTCCTTGTCCATGTGGGCTGTCCTGCAAATGATTAATGGATTCTATTACGACGCGCTGCACCAATCGCTCTATCTGCGTCCTATTATGATCAATGATGAAGCGCTGCGACTACCCTTATTTACACCCCTGTCCATGGGGGATCTCGTGGTTCAAAAAAATGCGTCAGGCCGACCCGGCGTAACCTTTACCTTTTCCATCGAAATTCCTGTGTCGATCCAGTCGGTCAATATTCTGCTGCCCATGGTTATGGATAGTATTGTGGTGGAATGCAATAACGATGGTCATAGCGAGTCGGTTGAATCGACCGTAACGGCCAACGACGACAGCACCCACTTGTCCATAACCTTTAAGAAGCCCCTCAAAGTATTGAACGATTTTGCCCTTCGTATTACCGACACCAGCCAAAACCAAACCCGTACGCAATCATGATTATCATTGGGTTGACAGGTGGCATCGGCAGCGGTAAATCTTCCGTGGCACGCTACTTGGAAGAAGAAGGATTTCCGATCATTGATGCAGACCGGGTAGGTCATGAACTGTTGGATAGTCCGTCGATCCAAGACGCGATTGTGGCGCTTTTTGGCAATGAAGTTCTTGAAGAGGGAACCATATCCCGTGAAAAATTAGGGATGCGGGTCTTTGCCGACACGAGTCTGAGAAATCAATTGAACGCCTTGCTGCATCCGCTCATCAAGGAAGAAATTGCCCGATGGTGCGCGCAACAATACGAACAAGGAAACACAACCGTGGTGGTAGAAGCCGCATTGCTCCGCGAAGAGGAGGGCAGTGATCCCTGGCTTTCCGGATTGATTTTGGTGCTCTCTACCGAAGAGAATCGGGTGGCGCGTCTGGTCACCAAACGAAACATGAGCGAAGAGGAATCGCGAAGCCGGATCAAGGCGCAAGTGGATCCCGACACTAAAATTCCAAGAGCCGATTGGATTGTGTACAATGATGGAGATTTCGAGCATTTGAAAGAACAAACGGCGCGTATGGCGCTTGCCCTCCGAGCCCTTGGAAATGCTGCCCCGCCTACAGACTAAATACAATTCGCCTCTGAGCCGATGCATTCTATTCTGTAGGATTGTAAGCGGCAAAATCTCAATAAACAGTGAAGGAAGAGAGATATCCCATGATTCGATTGTCCTATTTGATAGCGTTGCTCTTGGCAGCAGCGGGCCCGCTGCACGCCGAAATTAGCGGGCGTATCACGACACAGGCAGGAACTGTGCCGCAAGATGCACGCATTTTTGTAGAGCCCGGTATGGAAAACGCCTTGATTGAAGGACAGGTCAGCGCCGACGGATCCTTTCATATTGGAGGCGAATATTACGGGAATGTGGGGGTTTTCGCCTTTGCTCCCGGCTATGGATTCAACGGCGTTCATATCCCCGTCCGCGAAGCTTCCGATACAGAGGCGGTGACCATTACCCTCTATCCGGCATCCACACTATCGGGGCGCATCATTAATGAAAAGAACGCCCCTGTCCCCAATGCCGCCCTGACGGGCATGGCAATTGTGAGCCCCGTAAAGGTGGGTATACCCTTTTTTAAATTGGCGGCCCTCGGGATCGCAGCGCCAACTAGCAACAGCGACGGACGTTTCGTTGTTGATCTTGTTCCCGATCGTGCGGAGGTTGTCTTAAAATTTACCCATGGATCTTATGCCCAAGAAGCGACCGCCGCGCTTCGTGCCGGTACACAGGATATTACGGTGACCATGCACCATGGTGTGACCTTGAGTGGACGCGTAGTTGTTCGCGGAGGAAATCAATCTGTTGCCGGCGCTATCGTGACGGCGCGCAGTGCACAAGCTCCCTACGATACAGCTTTTTCCGGTTCTGATAGTACCGGCCGCTATAGCATGATGTTGAAGCCGGGCGTCTATATGGTGCAAGCCCATGGCGCCGGTCGGATCAGCCCGGGAATGCAGCGTGTTGAGTTGCGCGGCGAGATACCCGAAGAACAGCTGTCCCTATCGGTATCGGACACGGGAACCATCCTCGGTTCGATTCACGATGCAAAATCAGGGGGACCAGTCGTCGGCGCTCGTATTTTTTTGGAAGTAGCCGGTCAAGCCGCGGGAGCAGTGCGCACCGCCAAAGACGGAACCTTTAGAATGAGCGCTCCTGAAGGCATTTGTACGCTCCATTTCGAAGCGGTAGACGGCTTCCGGCCGCCTGATACCAAAGCGATGCAGGTAGCCGTTCCCGCAAAAGAGGTGTTGGAACTGCCCGGGCTGTGGTTGGCGCCGCTGTCGGATTTTTCCTTGCAAGTACTTGACGACGACGGAGAAACACCCGTTGCCGAAGCCTTTATTTCTCTGCTCTGGCCCCGCCAATTCGGTTGGCAGCGCAGTGATGCCGCCGGAAAATTAGCCGTACGTTTTTCATCGCTGCCCCCCAACAACAGGATCTTGGGTTTGGCTGAACACCCCACAAAAGAATGTATGGCGCTTTTTTCGTTGGATGGCGGACAAGGGAACAGCGGGAAAGTGGTGCTTTTACCGCAAGCCTCTGTATCGGGCCGTGTGGTGAATGAACAAGGCGAAGCTTTGGCGGGCGTCGCTGTAGCAGGTTTATACGCCGACGACGTCTCTACAGACGCGGTCCCTCTGTGGCGCTGTATTAGCGATAAGGAAGGTAAGTATTTTTGGCCTGCTGTGCCCGCCGGCGTACCCCAGCGTTGTGTACTTTATACCTCGTCCGAGCAAACGAAGACGCTGCGCGATGTTAACCCGGCTCCTCATGAACAAGTTGATTTAGGGACGGCGCGTCTCGAGAATTTTGTGTCAGTGCCTCCGGATGACCTTGCCTTGGCAACTTTGCCTCTTCTATGTGGTCCGACGGATGCGCACACCAACGGAACAGGCACGGTAGTATTGTATTGTACGCCTGCAGATGCGCCCCTCTACCTTGAAGCCGCCGCATCGGTACGTTCACAATTGCAGACCTTAGGGCTGGAAACCGTCTTGGTGGTGAACGGTTCTTTTGAATGTGATCAAGGACGCGTCCCGGTTTATCAAGGTACCGGAACGCGATCTATGACGCGGCTTTTCGACCGCCACGGCCATGGTGCCCTTGATTGTGTTGGTTTGCCGCCTATCAGTGCACTGCGCCGCATTGCTATGGAATCCCACTAATATGAAATTAAAATTGTTCCTTACCGTACT
This genomic interval carries:
- the lptB gene encoding LPS export ABC transporter ATP-binding protein: MEGLTKAFKKRVVVREISLALEAGEVVGLLGPNGAGKTTTFSMIVGLLKPDAGTIHFDGINITKTPLYRRARAGIAYLPQEPSVFQQLTVRQNLQAVLEYQSLKRAERIARIDSVMTELNITHLSDSPAYTLSGGERRRTEIARALVIEPRIFLLDEPFAGIDPIAVADLQLIVRDLSKRGIGVLITDHNVRDTLAITDYAYIINEGSLLAAGKPQDIAEDPLVRKIYLAEKFRL
- a CDS encoding Gfo/Idh/MocA family oxidoreductase gives rise to the protein MNRRNFLMHSAAAAAVLTHQQVRAQDSKTTKKYRACIIGDSLQGKYGHGLHMAWGLRDEVEVVALADPDEAGREKHAKESGALRQYSDYREMLEKESPDLVTIGPRWTNKHREYLLACAAIGAHGFIEKPLTPDLAEADEVVAGMTAKNLKWAIAFNFRTDPVIAHAKKMLFEEKLIGDILEIRGRGKEDVRSGGEDLIVLGIHLFDMMIYFLGKPSWCAARILTDGRLSTRQDITLPQKELLGPIVGDSLHAVYGFKGEIPGYFASTKVNEKNPGRYGMDIYGSKGMATIRIDPRPTVYYTLSPSWVSGGGAAEWTPLPDAPTVPLRRPEIVSDYAPIIDDLMAAIAEDRQPQVSIEDGRQATEMIQAVFDAHFNGGYVDMPLKQRSHPLI
- the tpx gene encoding thiol peroxidase gives rise to the protein MAKVTFHDNPANTCGDLPAVGSNAPEFTLTGNDLAEFALPATGKVLLNIFPSIDTPVCAASVRQFNAKAADQVQVLCISADLPFAQARFCGAEGIENLKMLSVFRHPEFGRAYGVSLVDSPIAGLLARAVVIVDNNKVVYTQLVPEITTEPDYEAALKALGA
- a CDS encoding VCBS repeat-containing protein, with protein sequence MFSLSLPKRLTLGRVLCRTSLLLSGFLMLFVALGCDLFEDNSFTELSNPMKRMFKGRLTYGVGESPYEILSGDFNKDGLNDLVTLNIGDESATVLLAQGSSFAAPVSYDVGPSPRTGAVADLDGNGTLDLVIVNESIDQLTLLYGNGDGTFTDGVVLTLPAGSSPGNVFVYDLNQDGYVDIITANGGNDSISIFTGAEEGEFLEAHSFSVGQRPLGLWAGNLKGGPYADILVANQGSNAVSLLEFDGTQYLPTKLIPCGKSPRFLKVVDLNLDGHLDLIVNNLDQNYLSILLGLGDGEFSQEMHFTFPGPIGRFVVEDFNHDNYPDVVALRFNGAGAARQPAGMFCFAAGNGLGGFEQVQVYGAGWRAIGLVAADMNANQSLDIVTSDLARNTVSVIYSRGDGSFESDQRFNLGTRPGPAVLGDFNADGIKDVAVANRGTNNISILLGEGDGSFTPARPLLLTQSPVVMAVGDLNKDGKDDLVIYLNQQYVVWVYLASDDGAFSAPKAYNLLNSNQGLPPQVMSIALGDMDKDGNLDIVAGNTKRDSVSVLLNNGSGHFPNRVITEVDNFPLAVEVVDVNNDGILDLLLVSSNDPEVPTDAAEPRVARWFGIGDGSFDPETQLRFATGPGPRALRVGDISGNGRPDVVTVHTGKDSLYLLKGVSDTNFAPGTKMIVGEKPTMVALHDLNRDGKKDLIYSLNGGSVVVSLSRGDLAFEGPNNFIITPGAVNLLVADLNGDQFPDLITINAGSEDLSVVLGGAI
- a CDS encoding dephospho-CoA kinase, whose product is MIIIGLTGGIGSGKSSVARYLEEEGFPIIDADRVGHELLDSPSIQDAIVALFGNEVLEEGTISREKLGMRVFADTSLRNQLNALLHPLIKEEIARWCAQQYEQGNTTVVVEAALLREEEGSDPWLSGLILVLSTEENRVARLVTKRNMSEEESRSRIKAQVDPDTKIPRADWIVYNDGDFEHLKEQTARMALALRALGNAAPPTD
- a CDS encoding carboxypeptidase regulatory-like domain-containing protein; the encoded protein is MIRLSYLIALLLAAAGPLHAEISGRITTQAGTVPQDARIFVEPGMENALIEGQVSADGSFHIGGEYYGNVGVFAFAPGYGFNGVHIPVREASDTEAVTITLYPASTLSGRIINEKNAPVPNAALTGMAIVSPVKVGIPFFKLAALGIAAPTSNSDGRFVVDLVPDRAEVVLKFTHGSYAQEATAALRAGTQDITVTMHHGVTLSGRVVVRGGNQSVAGAIVTARSAQAPYDTAFSGSDSTGRYSMMLKPGVYMVQAHGAGRISPGMQRVELRGEIPEEQLSLSVSDTGTILGSIHDAKSGGPVVGARIFLEVAGQAAGAVRTAKDGTFRMSAPEGICTLHFEAVDGFRPPDTKAMQVAVPAKEVLELPGLWLAPLSDFSLQVLDDDGETPVAEAFISLLWPRQFGWQRSDAAGKLAVRFSSLPPNNRILGLAEHPTKECMALFSLDGGQGNSGKVVLLPQASVSGRVVNEQGEALAGVAVAGLYADDVSTDAVPLWRCISDKEGKYFWPAVPAGVPQRCVLYTSSEQTKTLRDVNPAPHEQVDLGTARLENFVSVPPDDLALATLPLLCGPTDAHTNGTGTVVLYCTPADAPLYLEAAASVRSQLQTLGLETVLVVNGSFECDQGRVPVYQGTGTRSMTRLFDRHGHGALDCVGLPPISALRRIAMESH